A window of Microbacterium sp. Root61 genomic DNA:
AGTGCACGTTCGGATCGATGAGCGGCGCGAGTCGCTTGGGGGCCTCGACGATGTCGTCGAGTTCGAGGCGGATCTCACGCAGCATGTCCAGATCGGGGCGGAAGCCGGTCGCGTTCACGACCACGTCCGTGGCATGGACGACCACCTCGCCACGACGATGACCGACCAGCTCTACGGCATCGTCGGCGCGGCGGCCGCGGATGATCTCGAACCCGTCCACGACGGTGATGAGCCCGGCAGCGACGGCCTGATCGACTCGGCTGCCGAGGCGGGCGCGATCGGCGAGCTCGTCGTCGGCGGAGGAGGACACCCGTACCGCCTGCGCGTTGCGGATGAGCCAGGTCACCGTCGTGCCCGGCTCCTGACGTGCGAGCTCCACGAGACCGAGCAGGGTGTTCGCGGCCGAGTGTCCCGCCCCGACCACGGTCGTGTGGCGCCCCGCGAACAGCGCGCGATCCCTCCCCCGTACGTCCGGGAGCGCAGGAGCGACCCGGTCGGCGATGTCGGTCATGCCGAGCAGCTCCAGTCCGCCCGAGGCGAGCGAGTTCGGCGATCGGTAGGTGCCGGAGGCGTCGATCACCGCACGGGCCGCCACCTCTTCGACGTCCCCGTCGGTGGTGCGGATGCGCACAGCGAACGCGGCCGCGAACCTGGCCCGGGTGCGGGTGCGGTCCATGCCTTCGCGGGTCACGCCGAGGACCTCGACGCCGGTGCGCAACCGGGTTGAGATCGGCTCGAGGTCGGCGAGTGGCGCGACGTACTTCTC
This region includes:
- a CDS encoding NAD(P)-binding domain-containing protein, which translates into the protein MTLLDLTPHVATNDRSTKLPVAIIGAGPVGLAAAAHLVERGIDFVIFEVGDSAAASVRQWGHTRLFSPWKHLVDPAASRLLEQHGWQLPDPERAPTGTELVEKYVAPLADLEPISTRLRTGVEVLGVTREGMDRTRTRARFAAAFAVRIRTTDGDVEEVAARAVIDASGTYRSPNSLASGGLELLGMTDIADRVAPALPDVRGRDRALFAGRHTTVVGAGHSAANTLLGLVELARQEPGTTVTWLIRNAQAVRVSSSADDELADRARLGSRVDQAVAAGLITVVDGFEIIRGRRADDAVELVGHRRGEVVVHATDVVVNATGFRPDLDMLREIRLELDDIVEAPKRLAPLIDPNVHSCGTVEPHGFRELTHPEKDFFIVGMKSYGRAPTFLLATGYEQVRSVAAWLAGDVASASHVELVLPATGVCSTDLGTGGGGCCS